The sequence ATGTTTTCATTCGACCGTATTTTCTATGTTCAGCATGTCAGGTGGAGGGCTGCGGCGACTCTCCTCCCTTTTATCAGTAGGGTGTTGAATGTCCTGCAAGCATTTCTTGTAGGCTCGACTATCACCTCTATACCTATCCTCCTCAGATGGTCCTCTACATCCTCTGGTACATTCATCATCCCTGAATAACCTGTCCCTACAACAAGGACTTCTGGGGGAGAGTCCAAATCTACCAACTCCTTCAAATCTTCAAGAGCCAGGTTGTGTCCCTCTCTCCTCCACCAGCCTTCGATAACCTTTGTCGGAAGAATTATCAGGTCTCTATTATATTCTTTGCCGTCAATTACTATGACGCCAAAATCATACATATCTATCATAATAGCATCCAACCGGTTGAATTCTCCATGTTCTGTGAAGTCATTGTGTATGTCAGCTCTAAAAATGTTGACTTAAAAACTGTTGTACGCATTAAATTTCAGGTCTGAAACCCAGCATATTCAAATAAGGCCTGGAGGAATACCTGGTCTATGATAGTAGGTTTTCCAAATAATCCCAGAAAAGATCTAGTTGAAGAGGTTAGATGGATCGGTGAGAGTGAGTTCGACTTTGTAGATTTATTTCTTGAGGAGGATAAGGCCACTCCAGACTCTATCGATACAGGTGAAGTCAAGAGGCTCCTCACCGATTATGGGTTGGATACTGTCGGGCACACTCCTTACTACCTACCAATAGGGTCGCCTTCCAAACCCTTGAGGTCGGCGGCGGTCCAGGAGGCCACCCGTTGCTTCGAAGTCTTCAGGCTTCTCGATGTGGAGTTCGTTGCAATTCACGCTGACTGGCCTGGTGGGCTCTTCACGGTAGATGATGGTTTAAAGTTTCAGATAGAATCGTTGAACTTCTTGACGGATGAGGCTGAGAAATATGGCATCACCCTGCTCTATGAGCCCACCGTATCAAAGGAGAATAGGATTGAAAATGTTGAGAGGGTCCTTGAGGCTATGCCGAGGTTGATGCTGCTCCTCGACATAGGCCACGCTAACCTGAACAACAATAAACCTGCAGAGTTCATTGAGAGATTTAGCGACAAGATAAGGCATGTGCATCTGAGCGACAACGACGGTTCAGGAGACCTACATCTGCCAATAGGATGTGGCAAGATAGACTGGCATGAAACGTTGAGACTCTTGAAGAGATATTACGACGGAACGATGACGTTGGAGATCTTCTCCTCGGACAGGAACTATGCATTATTCAGTAGGGGTAGTTTAAAAGAGATGTGGGGCAGAGTGTGACATTCATATACGCTCTATCCATAATGGGACTCTAGTCGATGCGTTCGTCACCTATTCAAGTGACCTACCGCAACTTGGACAGAAGACACATCCTTCAGGTATTGTAGCCTGACAGAATCGACATTGCCTAAAATTTTTTACACCATCAACCTCACTCTTTGAGACATCTATGTTAAGTTGCTTCTTAACCTCATCCAGAATCTTTCTTTCTATAATCTTAGAGATCCATGACCAAGACACGGGTAAGTATCAACTCACCATTCAACAGTGCACCTTCAAGATGTCAATCCCACATCTTAAATATGCTGCTTCAAACATTGAAATTCATCACTCTCTTATGTGAAGTATTTTTAAGGGTGGAGCGTCTTCCGATACTATAACTACGAGATTCTGGTGTTTACCCGTGTCCAGAAGACTTTACATGGACCTTGGATTGAGCAACACAAGAGAGATGTTGAGCAGAGCTTACGGTGGCGGCTACGCTGTTCCAGGATATAATTTTAACAATATGGAGCAGTTGCAGGCTATAATTCAGGCGTGTGCTGAGACACGATCCCCAGTCATTCTCCAAGTCTCGAAGGGCGCGAGGAAATATGCGAACAGAATCCTCCTCAGATATATGGCTATGGGCGCAGTTCAGATGGTAAAGGATTTCGCTGAATCGATCCCTATAGCCTTACATTTGGATCACGGCGACTCCTTCGAACTATGCAAAGCCTGTGTGGATGACGGCTTCTCGTCGATAATGATAGACGGCTCGTTCCTACCCTACGATGAGAATGTGGCTTTGACGAGGAGGGTTGTGGAATACGCTCATGCCTTCGACGTCAGCGTCGAGGGTGAGCTTGGTGTACTGGCTGGGATCGAGGAGGATTTAGGTTCCAGGGAAGCTCATTATACTAATCCAAATGATGTAGAAGACTTCGTTGAGAAGACAGGTGTCGACAGTCTAGCAATATCCATAGGGACGTCTCATGGAGCTTACAAGTTCAAGTTGAGGCCTGGGGAACCCCCTCCAACCCTGAGGTTCGATATACTCGAGGAAGTTGCGGATAGGCTGCCGGGCTTTCCAATAGTCTTGCATGGGGCCTCCTCAGTACCCCAGAGATACATTGAATTGATCAATAAGTACGGGGGATCTATAAAGGGTGCTGTTGGGATACCTGAAGACCAGCTTAGAAAAGCTGCGAGGTCCGCTGTATGCAAGATAAACATCGATACTGATGGTCGCCTAGCCTTCACAGCGATGGTTAGGAAATATCTTTCAGAGAATCCTGAAGAGTTTGATCCGAGGAGATACCTTGGTGAGGCTAGGAAAGAACTTATTGAAATGATCAAGAACAAGAATATCAACGTATTAGGCTCAGCATGGAAGGCCTGAATCCTGAAAGAACCATTGTTAGACCGGGCTGTTAAAAGACTCGTAGACATGTTTCCTGCCGGCGACCTAAACCATTTTAAAAGTGATTTTTGGCCAGAGTAATGTTGAAGGTGTAAGTATCTCTTTGAGAAATATTTACTTCTCCAATCGACCCCTCACAAGCGACGCGAAAACTCCCAAACAGCACGTAAATGTAAATATGATGAATGAGAGTTGGCTGCTCTTCAAGAATGTGCTCGGACTCGTTGCAACCTCTACTTCGCCTAAGTAGATTGCGAACACTATCATGACGACTCCCATACTCAACATCTGGCCTAGAAACCTCATGGTTCCGAGGGTCGCCGACGCCACGCCATAGAATCTCCTATTGACTGAGCCCATCACGGCATTGGTATTTGGTGAGGAGAAGAGGGCAAATCCGAAACCTAGAATTGACAGGTTAGCTGCAACAAGATGAAGAGCAGTATTCTCGCTCAAGAGTGTGAACATAGCCAGTCCCAGTGCCGTCAGGGACATTCCAGCTGAAGCAACAAGCCTAGGCTCGATTCTGTCTGAAACTTTTCCCGCTAATGGTGAGAATAATGTTTGGATGAGGGGTTGAAATATTAGGATGAGCCCTGCACTCTGGGGGTCGAGGCTCTTGACATATTGCAGGTACAGGCTGAGTAGGAATCCAACTGCAAATGTTGCGCTGTAATGTATCAAGGCTGCTAGATTCGAGAAGGTGAAAACCCTACTCCTTCTGAAAATATCCATTTCAATAAGTGGAGTTTCAACCCTCACCTCCCATAATATGAATATGCATATGCCTAAGACTCCGGCGAGGACTATCGTTATACCTAGGGCTGCCGGTAGTATTGAGAATCCATACATCAAGCCGGCTAGGGATAGGACCCAAATAATGGAACCTACAAAATCGAACCTCTCACCTTCAGCCTCAACCCACTCTCCCCTGAGCTTCCAAATGACGGATGTGAAGAGGATGAGGCTTAACAGAGTATTCAGGGCGAATATGCTTCTCCAACCTAGATTCTGGGTTAACAGTCCACCGATGAATGGTCCGAGGGATAATCCCGAGTATACAGCTGCCACATTCAGACCTAGAACCCTACCCCTCGAGCCTACTGGATAGACCGATGTGAGTATCGCTACGGCTGTGCAGGAGATCATCGCCGAACCGATCCCCTGCAATACTCTGAGCAGGATCATGGTCGTCGCTGAGTCTGATGCGGCACATAGTAGTGAGGAGGCCGTATATGTTGCTAATCCATACTTGAAGATTCTCTTGCGGCCATGTATGTCTGAGAGCTTTCCGAAAGGCACCATGGATATTGCTAGAGCGAGGAGGTAGGATGTGGCGATCCATCCCATCGATATGATGTCTGCCTTAAGCTCTGAGGCTATGGATGGGAGGGCGATGTTGATGGAGGAGGACATGAATGGTGTGATGAAGGATCCTAAGGTTGTGAGCAGTAGAACAGTCTCTTTCT is a genomic window of Candidatus Bathyarchaeota archaeon containing:
- a CDS encoding Mth938-like domain-containing protein; the encoded protein is MIDMYDFGVIVIDGKEYNRDLIILPTKVIEGWWRREGHNLALEDLKELVDLDSPPEVLVVGTGYSGMMNVPEDVEDHLRRIGIEVIVEPTRNACRTFNTLLIKGRRVAAALHLTC
- a CDS encoding sugar phosphate isomerase/epimerase yields the protein MIVGFPNNPRKDLVEEVRWIGESEFDFVDLFLEEDKATPDSIDTGEVKRLLTDYGLDTVGHTPYYLPIGSPSKPLRSAAVQEATRCFEVFRLLDVEFVAIHADWPGGLFTVDDGLKFQIESLNFLTDEAEKYGITLLYEPTVSKENRIENVERVLEAMPRLMLLLDIGHANLNNNKPAEFIERFSDKIRHVHLSDNDGSGDLHLPIGCGKIDWHETLRLLKRYYDGTMTLEIFSSDRNYALFSRGSLKEMWGRV
- a CDS encoding class II fructose-1,6-bisphosphate aldolase, whose translation is MDLGLSNTREMLSRAYGGGYAVPGYNFNNMEQLQAIIQACAETRSPVILQVSKGARKYANRILLRYMAMGAVQMVKDFAESIPIALHLDHGDSFELCKACVDDGFSSIMIDGSFLPYDENVALTRRVVEYAHAFDVSVEGELGVLAGIEEDLGSREAHYTNPNDVEDFVEKTGVDSLAISIGTSHGAYKFKLRPGEPPPTLRFDILEEVADRLPGFPIVLHGASSVPQRYIELINKYGGSIKGAVGIPEDQLRKAARSAVCKINIDTDGRLAFTAMVRKYLSENPEEFDPRRYLGEARKELIEMIKNKNINVLGSAWKA
- a CDS encoding MFS transporter, translated to MDHHGSGEADSTEKETVLLLTTLGSFITPFMSSSINIALPSIASELKADIISMGWIATSYLLALAISMVPFGKLSDIHGRKRIFKYGLATYTASSLLCAASDSATTMILLRVLQGIGSAMISCTAVAILTSVYPVGSRGRVLGLNVAAVYSGLSLGPFIGGLLTQNLGWRSIFALNTLLSLILFTSVIWKLRGEWVEAEGERFDFVGSIIWVLSLAGLMYGFSILPAALGITIVLAGVLGICIFILWEVRVETPLIEMDIFRRSRVFTFSNLAALIHYSATFAVGFLLSLYLQYVKSLDPQSAGLILIFQPLIQTLFSPLAGKVSDRIEPRLVASAGMSLTALGLAMFTLLSENTALHLVAANLSILGFGFALFSSPNTNAVMGSVNRRFYGVASATLGTMRFLGQMLSMGVVMIVFAIYLGEVEVATSPSTFLKSSQLSFIIFTFTCCLGVFASLVRGRLEK